One region of Indicator indicator isolate 239-I01 chromosome 35, UM_Iind_1.1, whole genome shotgun sequence genomic DNA includes:
- the NRAS gene encoding GTPase NRas — protein MTEYKLVVVGAGGVGKSALTIQLIQNHFVDEYDPTIEDSYRKQVVIDGETCLLDILDTAGQEEYSAMRDQYMRTGEGFLCVFAINNSKSFADINLYREQIKRVKDSDDVPMVLVGNKCDLPTRTVDTKQAQELAKSYGIPFIETSAKTRQGVEDAFYTLVREIRQYRMKKLNSNEDGNQGCMGLSCVVM, from the exons ATGACCGAGTAcaagctggtggtggtgggggccGGTGGCGTCGGCAAGAGCGCGCTGACCATCCAGCTCATCCAGAACCACTTCGTGGACGAATACGACCCCACCATCGAG GATTCATACAGAAAGCAGGTTGTCATTGATGGAGAGACATGTTTGTTGGACATCCTGGAcactgctgggcaggaggagtaCAGCGCCATGCGTGATCAGTACATGAGAACAGGGGAAGGCTTCCTCTGTGTGTTTGCCATCAACAACAGTAAATCCTTTGCTGATATTAACCTTTACAG AGAACAGATCAAGAGAGTGAAAGATTCAGATGATGTGCCAATGGTGCTAGTTGGGAACAAGTGTGATTTGCCCACAAGAACAGTAGACACAAAACAGGCTCAAGAATTAGCTAAAAGCTATGGAATCCCCTTCATAGAGACATCTGCTAAAACAAGACAG GGTGTGGAAGATGCTTTTTACACGCTGGTGAGGGAGATCCGGCAGTACCGGATGAAAAAGCTCAACAGCAACGAAGATGGGAATCAAGGCTGCATGGGACTGTCCTGTGTTGTGATGTGA